GGCGTGGTCCACCGACGCGGACCGCTCGCCACCCCGGTCGCCGCCCTGGTCGACGCCGCCCGCCGCCGCGCCGACGCCCGCTGACACAGCCCCACCGTCGGCCGACGAAAGCGACGACGACCCGACGACCGCCCGACACGGCGCCGAGGCCGGCGCCGAACCGACCGCTACCGTGATGGCGCGCCCCGGCCCGGACGGCGGTCGTCCGCGATCCACGAGCGCACCTGGATCATGGCCTCCCCCACCCCCCAGACGCTCGAACAGACCGAGCCCCGAGATCCACCGGGTCCCGTTCGCGACCGGCTCCTGGATGTCGTGCGCTCGATCGCGGTCGTCCGCGTCGTGCTCTGGCACACCTGGTCGTGGGCGTGGCTCAGCTGGATCCCGGCCATGCCCGCGATGTTCTTCGGGTCGGGCGCCCTCCTCGAGGCCTCGCTCGAGAAGCGAGGGTGGTGGGCCACGGTCCGTCGGCGGACGCGGCGCCTCTTGGTGCCCTTCTGGGTCTACGCCGCCGCGTGCTGGGCCCTGATGCTGGCGGTGGGTTGGCGACCGGACCCGGCCGACGCCGTCGGGTGGTTCGTCCCCCTCGTCGATCCCGTCGGCAGCGACGCCACCCCTGGCCTGTGGATCACGCTCTGGTACGTGCGGGCCTACCTCTGGTTCGTGCTGGCCGCCGGGGTCCTCTCCTGGCTCCTCCGCCGCATCGGTCCCGCCGTCATCGCCCTGGCCGCTGCGGGCACCTTCGCCCTGTGGCGGTGGCAGGAGTCCGGTGCCGAGGTCCCCCTCGAGCTCGGCGACGCCGTCACCTACGCCGCCTTCGTCCTGGCCGGCATGTGGTACTGGCAGGGTGGTCGCCTGTCGCGGCCGGCCAGCGCTGTGCTGGCGGGCCTCGCCGCCGTCGCCGCCCTCTGGTGGTGGCAGCGGCTGGGGCCGGTCGACGGGGTCGTCAACCGGTCGTACCCGCTCATGGTGCTGGCGGGCACCGCCGGAATCGGTCTCGTGCTGCTCTTCCGCGCCCAGCTGGCCGGGGTGTCCGGCCTGACCGGTCGGGCCGTCGACCTCATCGGACGCCGGGCGCTCACCATCTACCTGTGGCAGGGGTTCGGCCTGGTGGCGGCCGAATGGTTGGTCGAGCCCCTCGAGGTACCGGCCGCGCTCGGGGCGGTGCTGGCGATCGCTGTGGTGGCGGCGGTGATCGTCGCAGCCGTGATCATCGTCGGTCCGATCGAGGACCTCGCCGCCGGCCGGAGCCAGGTGCGGACCTGGGATCGGACGGCGGCGCTGGCCGTGCCCGGCGTCGGACTGCTGCTCGGATCGCTGCTGGTGCCGATCGACCGGTCGGCTCCCGTTGACGGTCCCCTGTCGGGTCAGGCGGTGGTGGCCCGGGCCGGACTCGTCGAGGACTCGACCGGCGGTCCCGACGGTGGCTCGCTCTGGGAGGCCGGGATGACGGTCGCCGACGTCGTGAGCACCTGGGCCGTGCACCACACGGACGTGATCGACGACGTGGGCCTCACCCGCATCGAGGGGGCCTACGCCGCACCGGGGGGCCGGACGGTCGAGTTCGCCTGGGGCGCGGACGAGCCCGTGCGGTCCAGCTCGCTCGACGAACCCGGTACCCCTCTCGTCGATGCCGACGACCCGATGGCCTGGTACTCGATCACCAAGGCCGCCACCACCACCTGGCTGCTCCGTTCCGTCGAAGCGGGCGTGGTGGCGCTCGACGAACCCATCGCCACCTGGGCGCCCGAGATCCCCAACGCCGACCGGATCACCCTCGAGCACCTGGCCCGTCACACCTCGGGCATCCCCAGCGAGCTCGACACCGACTTCTTCACCGCCGACCCGCAAGCCGACCTGGCGGCCTACACGGGACAACCGGAGCTCCTCTTCGAACCGGGCGAGGGGTTCGCCTACTCCCGCATCGGCTACCACGTGCTCGGTCTGGTGCTCGAGCGCGCCAACGCCACGACCTGGCGAACGGCCATGGAGGAGTTGGCCCGCGCCTCGGGGACCCGCCTGGAATTCGACGAAGACACCGATCCCGTCGACGGGGTCACGGACCCGGACGGCCACGGCTACCGCGGGATGCTCTGGGCCAGCGGCGGGCTCATGTCCACCGTGAGCGACGGTGCCCGGTTCTTCCAGTGGATGTTCACCGATGGCCTCAGCCGGGAGTCCCGGGAGCTGATGACGAGCTTCTCGTCCGATCCCGACTGGTGGTACTACGGGCTCGGCCTCATGCCGTTGTGCCCGTGCGAGTTCGAGGACGACAGGCTGCAGGCCAGCCGCTACGGGGTGGACGGCCCCGACGGCAGCATCGCCATCGACGGGGACACGGGCGCCACCGTGATGCTGCGCCCCGACTCCTGGTTCGACACGGCGGGCCCCGTCACCGAGCTGTACGAGCTCCAGCAGGGCATCCTCGACGCCCTCGCGGCCTCGGCGACCTGACCGTTGCCCAGCACCGCCGGGGTGCCGCCGGGTCGGCGGGCCCTGGTCGGTGCCCGACTCACCGCGGGAGGAGCCGATGCAACCGTCCACGGACGCGGCTCGTCTGGTGGCGGGACACCACCCGTAGCGTCGCTCGACGGGCCGTGAGCCGCATCCGGGCGCCCTCCACCCCTCCCGGCCCGAAGCGCCGCACCATCTCGAGGGCGGCGCGCTGGTGGTCGCCGGGCGCCTGCCGAAAGGTCGTGTGGGTGTTGGCGTCGTGGTAGCGCTTCCGGGTGCTGGTGGTCGGCACCGACACCCAACCGGAGCGCAGGCCCACCGCCAGGGTCCAGGTCATGTCGACCCCCGGGTAGTCCCCGTACGGCTCCATGCCGATCCCGGCGGCCAGCACCTCACGGCGACGGAAGAGGCCACGGAACGGCTGCCACGCCTGCTGGGCGAGCGCCAGGTCGAGCACCTCCACCCCCTCGAGGAGGCCCGACCGAATCGGCGGCGGCTGCCACGTGGTGGCCGTCGCACCGTCGGCCCTGACCCCGAGGACCCGTCCGAAGGCCAGCCACGCCGTCGGGTTCTCGGCCAGGCCGGCCCGGAGCGCGGGCACCCAGGACGCATCGAAGTCGTCGTCGTGCGGGAGCCAGGAGCAGAGATCGCCCGTGGCTCGTTCGACCAGGTCCTGGTAATGCTCGAACCAGGTCAACTCCTCGGCGCGCGCCAGGACCGTCACCCGGTCGTCGTCCGCCAGTCTGGCCGAGAGCACCTCGGCGGCGTCGTCCTCGACCGTTGCGTCCGAGATCAGCACCTCGGTCACCTCGGCGGGGAGTCGACGCACGTTGGCCTCGACGTTGTCGACCCACCGTCTCGACCGGTGAAGGGGGACCGCAACGGTGACGGTCACGACCTCACCTGCGGCGAACCAGGGCCGAGGAGGGAGGCCACCTGGTGGGCGAAGAGCGGTGCCGTGGTGAACTTGCCGGTGTCGACGGACACGTACCCATCGTGGTCGTGCACGCCGATGGCGTCGCGTCGGTGCAGCTCCGACGACGGTTGGTCGATGTCGCGCTCGCCCCACGCCACGATGACCCCAGCGGCCACCGCGTCGACACGCAGCGCGGCCAGGGCCGGCACGTGCCGGGCCAGTCCGGCCACCGTGCGCCGGGCGAGATCGACCTGGCTCCCCGCAGGGTCCTCACCGTGGATCGCCGGCAACCACGACGAGGGTGGCTCGAGGTCGTCCGACCATCCCGCGAGGCATTCCGGATACCAGGAGGCGTACACCCGGCCGTCTTGTCTTCGCACGACGTCGCCGAAGGGTCCGAGCACCAGCGTCGCGCTCGGAAGCGCGGGAACCGATGGGGGGAGCACGCCCTGCACCGCGTACTTCAGCCGGTAGGAACAGGGCCGGTCGGCCGCGATGCCCATCGACGCATCGATGGCGAGACGCCCGCCCCAGAGGCAGTTGACCACGGCATCGGCCTCCCATCGCCGCGAACCACCGTCCGTCGTGGTCCCACGGACCGCGAAGCCCGCGGGACCCGAGGTGACCTCCCGGACCTCGACGCCCCCACACACCTCGACGCCCGCGGGGGCGAGCGCACCGACGAGGTGGCCGCGCAGGACGTGAGGATCGACCGCCCGTTCCTCGGTGGCGAAGGCGGCGACGACCCGGTTGCCGAACCCCCGGGCCTCGAGGTCGGTCACGGCGAGCGTCGGCGCGAGAGCGGTCGAGCCCAGATACGTGGGTGTGCCGTCGCCCCCGGCGAGGAGATCGGCCACGCGATCGTCGACCCAGGCGTAGTGCTCGGCCAGCCGGTCGGGGGCCACCATCGTGTCCTCGAGCACGCCGTACACGAAAGGCTCGGAGCGCACCGCGGCCCACTCGACCGGCGAGGCTGACCACGAGTCGATGAGCGACGAGAAGCGAACGGCCGCCGTGGCCATGAGGTCCGCGGTGGCCCGCCCGGCGTCGTTGGCGTAGACGTGGCCGAGGTGGATCTTGCCCTCCCCGCGCAGGCTCGTCGCCGACCACGGCGCCCACGTGCGGTCGAGGATCGCCACCTGCCACCCCCGTCGAGCGAGGGCCAACGACACGCAGGTCCCCTGGATCCCACCCCCCAGCACGACGGCCCGCCGCGACGGCGAGAACATGGCGCTATCCACGGTCCTTCGCGTCGCCAGGGTGATGGACACGTGCCGCCCGACCCAGCCGGGTCTCGCGCAGCGCCCGCACCCGATCGGCCCACGCCGGCCGGTTGAGCGCGGGGATCCGGCTGCCGAGCGCCAGGCCCAGCAGCACGCCGAGCGAGACACCCACCATGGTGGCCACGGTGGTGACCATGGCGCTGATCCCCTCGATCTGGTCGTCACCGAAGATGCGGGTGATCCCCTCGAGCCCGAGGGCTCCCGGCACCAGCAGCCAGAAGCCCGGCAGGAACGACACGAGCATGGCCGGGCCGTCCTCCTGTCGGGCCGCCAGCATGGCGATGGGGGTCATGGCCACGGCCCCGAAGAACGCCGAGAGGGTGCCCCCGAAGAAGAGCCCACCGATCACCTGACCGGCGTAGGCCACGTAGAGCACCAGCAGGATCCAGCGCAGCGACTCGGTGCGGGCGCCGTAGAAGACGTACACCCCGAACCCGAACACGGCCACGCCCAGCCAGGCGGCGGCCACGCCCAGCGGGTTGGTGGGCGTCTCGCCGATGACCGAGGCGGGGAACCCGACCAGCTGGGCACCGGCGACGATCCCGAGGGCCAACAGCACGAGCTGCATCAACCCCGACGCCAGGCGACCGGCACCCGAGATCACGTGGCCGCTCGACAGCTCGAGCACGCCGGTGGTGAGCAGCCCACCGGGCAGGAAGGTGACCAGGGGGGCCACGAGCGGGGCGAACACCGACAGGTCGGACCACACCCGACCGAGCGCCAGCACGACCACCGTCACCGTGAAGGCGGCGAGCAGGGGCCAGAAGGCCTGGTAGTTGCGGATCTCGCGGCTCGTGGTGCGGGCCAGGGCGATCTGCAGGGCGCCGACGCCCACCCCCAGGACGGCGCCGAGCAGCAGGTCGGCCCAGCTGCCCCGCAGCAACAAGACGAGGCCGACCGTGAAGATGGTGGCCCCGAGCAGCCGCACCGGGGGGCTGAACCGCGGCGGCAGCGTGCGGGCCCGGGCGATGGCCGCCAGACCCTCGAGCGGGGTGACCTCGCCGCGCTCGGCCCGGCGCACCAGGCGGAACAGCTCGTCGCTCTGGTCCATGGTGAGCTTCGACGTGCCCGCCGTGCGCACCTCGGTCTGGACGTCGGTCCCGTGGGGCACGGAGAGGATGAGGGCCGTGGGCAGCACGACGGCGCCCAGGCCGAAGATGCCGTTCACCTCGGCGATGTCCTCGAGCGTCTGGGCGGTGTTGGCGCTCGACTCCCCGGCGTCGATGAGGGCCTGGCCCATCTCGAGCAGGAAGTGCAGGGCCTGCAGCTCCTCGGGGCTGCCGGGCACCGCCACCGGCGCGTCGACGACGGGCCCGCTCGCCTCGGACTCGGCTGCGGGACGCGCCTGCGGCTCCTCGGCGGTGCGCCGCGGCCGCGCCGGGGCCGGCGCCGGCGCCCGTCGCAGCGCCATCCACACCAGCACGGCCACGGCCACGAGGACCGCCCCGGCGAAGACCACGGAACCCACCGGGATCGTGGACGTCTGCACGGCTGGACGAGTGGCCGGGCGGGGTTCGAGCGTGGTGGTGGGCTCGGGCTCGGTCGTGTCGGTCGGCGTCGTGGTCGCCGTGGTCGCCGTGCTCTCCGGCGACTCGGTGGTGGAGGTGGTCTCCGACGTCGTCGAGGTCGTCGCCTCGGTCGTGGAGGTGGTGGACGTCGGGGAGGTCGTGTCCGACCTGGCCGTGGTCGTCGAGGTCGTCTCGACGACCGCGACCGGGTCCACGGCCGTCGTGGGTTCCTGGGCGGCGACCGACGTCGCCGTGCCGAGCGCGGCCACCGCGAAGAGGGCGGCGAGGAGGACCCCCCTCGTCCACGGCGATCGTCGTCCGGATCCGGTCGTCGGGAGAAGGTGCATGACCCGAGCGACCTTAGAGGGGTGCGAGGCCTCGCCGCCCTCGGGTCCCGGTCGTCCTCAGGTGAGCACGGACTCGATGCGCTCGAGGGTGGCGGCCATGTTCTTGCGGGTCTGGTCGGCCAGGCGGCGCACGAACGGCCGGCTGACCGGCGACTCCTGGCGGATGTCCCAGCTCTCGCGCACCAGGGTGCCGCCGTCGACCGGTTCGAGCTCGTAGCGCCAGATGCGCCCGGCCACGTGCTGTCCGATGCGGCCCGGACCACGCGTCTGCCAGGCGATGCGACGGTCGGGCTCGAACTCCACGACCTCCGAGACCATGGAGTACGGGATGCCCATCTTCATGGACATGCCGAACGTGGCGCCGAGGGCCAGCTGCTGCGACCCGGTCTTGGCGTCACGCACCGTTCCCGAGCCGTCGATCTCGTGGTGGCGGCTCGGGTCGGCCAGCAGGGCGAAGATGGCGCCGGCATCGGCGGGGATGACCCGCTCGACGCTCACCACGTCGTCGGATCCGGTCTGGTCGGTGTCGCTCATGGGCGCACGCTACCCACGCGCCCCGACCGCGCCTCGGTTCGAGGCATCGATGCCCGATCGGGGACGGCCCCCGATCGGACACCGTGGCCTCGGCCGTTCAGCTGCGGGTGCTGGTGCGGTAGTCGCCGAACTTGGCGTCGCGCTCGCTGAGAGCCGTCGTGAGGCCCTTCTCCTGGCTGGCGGCCACGAAGTCGGCCATGGCCTGGGTGTGGGTGCCGAGCGCGCAGAGCTCGGTCCCGGCTCGGATGCCGGACCGCAGACCCATGTGCTCCATCTGGCGGTGCACGACGCGCTTGTTGAGCTGCACCACCTCGGGCGGCAGGGCGGCGATGCGCTCGGCCATCTTGATGGCCTCGGCGTCGAGCTCGTCGGCCGGGAAGGCCCGGTTGGCCCACCCCTCGGCCACCGCCTCGATCCCCGTGACGGAGTCGCCGGTGACCATCATCTCCATGGCCCGCCGCATGCCCAGGAACCAGGGGTGGAAGTGCATGTCCGGCACCCCGAAGCGCACGGCCGGGTAGCCCATCTGGGCGTCCTCGGCGATGTAGACGAGGTCGCAGCAGGTGGCCAGCTCGCTGCCGCCGGCCAGGCAGAAGCCGTGCACCTGGGCGATGACCGGTTTGGCCAGGTCCCAGATGCCCATCCAGCCCTCGGTGACGTGCCGGGGCCACTGCCCGTCGCCCCCCGGTGTGTAGAACGGGTATTCGTGGCCCTCGTTGCCGTCGCCGAGGTCGTAGCCGGCCGAGAACGACGGGCCCGCCCCCCGCACGATCTGCACGTGCACGTCGTCGTCCTGGTCGCCGGCCTGCAGGGCCTCGAGGATCGCTCCTCGCAACGGGTGGTTGAGCGCGTTGCGCTTCTCCGGCCGGTTCATGGTGATGCGCCGCACATGAGGCGCGGGCTCGTCGACGATGACCCACTCGGTCATGGATGTCCCCCCTGGGTTGTGGAACGCGCCGCGTCGGCGCGCGTGGTCGACGCATCTTGCCAGGGCGCCGACGCACCCGGCTCCGGCGGCCCCGGAGCGGGCTACTTCGCCGCTACTTGGGGATCACGCCGCCGGCGGCGAGCCAGCGAGAGATCACGTCCTGGGCCTCGGCCGGCGAGTACACGTCCTCCTCGTAGCTCCACTTGCCGTTGCCGGCGTAGTGCAGGATCGTGTTCACGTCGAAGCCGTAGTAGCCGTCGTCGCCCTCCGGCGCCGGCAAGATGTTGGGGATGAGCGCGCTCACCCGGTTGCCGTCGACCGTGAAGTAGCTGACCGGGAACTCCATGGTGGGGAAGGGCTGCATCACGCCGTTGATCCAGTCGCGGATCTCCTGCTGGCCCTTGAAGTAGCCGTAGTGGTGCTCGCGGTACTCGGCGTCGTCGGTGAACTGGTCGGCCCACTGGTTCCAGTCGCCCGTGGCCACCGCGATCGATCCCCGCTCGCGGTACTTGGCGAACTCGGCCTCGATCTCGTCGCGGGGGAACGCCGGCTCCGGCACGGGCGGTGACCACCCGTCGATCCCCTGCAGCGAACGGTCCTGCGGGGTCGATCGGCGACCACCCGCCTTGAGCCACTCGCCGAACACCCGGCCGGCGTCCTCGGGGTTGTAGTAGTCGCCCTCGAAGCTGAACTTCCCGTCGCCGGCGTACTCGAGGAACGTGGTGTTGGGGAAGCCGAAGCGCTGGCCGGTGCCCGTCGGGTCCGGCAGGTTGTTCCAGATGTAGAAGCTGATGCGGTTGCCGTCGATGGCGTACCACTCGATCCACAGCGTCATGGACGGGTAGTCGGCCATGCAGTCGACGATCCACCGCTCGATCTCGGCCCGACCGTGGAACACCCCGAGGTTGTGCTCCTCGTAGAGCGCGTCCTCGGTGAACAGCTGGGCCCAGGCCGGCCAGTCGTGCGTCTCGACGCCACGACGCCGGAACTCGGCGAACGCCGCCTCGATCTCTTCGCGCGGATACTCGGTCATCTCGGTTCCCCCGAACTCGTACGGGCCCGTCGAGCGGACGGCATCGAGCCGCGCCCCATCGGACCTCCCCCAAGGGGGCCAACCTACCGGCCCGACGGCGGGGGCGCTCGGGCGGGAGGGCGCGGGCCGCCTCAGGGAAGCTCGGCGACGACGTCGAGCGCGGCGGCGGGCGGGAACGGCAACGCCGACGATTCCCCCGTTGGCCGACACCGACCCGAACGGCGACGCCCCGGGGTCAGGCAGTCGCGGTGCGATGGCGGCCCAGGGCCTCGAGGCGGGCGATGAGGTCGTCGGTGCGGGTCTCGGCGGCGATGGACTCGGCCAGGCGGCGGGCGGCGTACCGGTAGGTGTCGTCGGCGAGCACCCGCTCGACCGCGGCGGCGATGCGGGGGGCGCCGGCCCGGGGTGGGAGGCGGACCCCGGCGCCGGCGTGCACCACTCGGGCCGCCGTGTCGTTCTGGTCGCGGCCCATCGGCAGGCACACCAACGGCACGCCCGCGGCCAACGCCTTCATCGTGGTGCCGTGACCGCAGTGGCTGATGGCCAGGGCGGCGTCGCGCAGCAGCGGCCCGTGGGGGGTGGAGGGCACCACCGCCACGTTGGGTGCCGCCGGCACCTCGTCGGCCTCGACGGCCCCGCCCAGGGTGACCACGCCCCGCACGGGCAGACGGGAGAGCGCCTCCACCACCCTTCGCAGCTGGGCGGCCTGGTCCTGGAACGTGGTGCTGAACCCCACCAGCACCAGGGGGTCGTCGGGATCGCCGACGAGCGGCGACGTCCACTCCCCGGCCGGGTCGGGCTCGTCGAGGACGGGGCCCACATAGGTGACCTCCTCACCCAACGTCGGCGCGGCGAAGTCGAAGGTCGGGCTGGTCAGCACGTAGATCCCGTCGGCGCCGAGCACCTGGTCCCACAGCGAGGCGAGCGGGGTGAGCCCGTGCTGGGCCCGGACCGCGTTGAACGCACTGCGATCCTTCTGGAAGATCCGGTTCGTCATCAACCGCATGAGGTCATCGCGCCGCCGGCCGGCGAAGGTGCGGGCCGGGGCGAAACCGGGGCCGATGGTGGGACACCCCGGCGTGGGCAGCATCCAGATGTTGGGCACCAGCACGGCGACCGGCCGTCCCGCCCCCTGGGCGCCGGCCATGGCCCCGAGGATCAACGAGTCGACCAGCACCACGTCGGGGTCCACGACGTCGACCACCGCCCTGGTGTCCGCCGCGAAGGCCGCCGCCGGGCCGGTCATGAACCGGTCGCGGACGTTGCGGAGCATGGCGATGGGGCTGGACACCTCCCAGTCGCGCAGGACCTCGTCGCGCGGGTCGTGCGTGCGGCGGTGCGGTGCGGTCGTCCACGGGGAGAACCCGGCCCCGACGGCCTGGGCCCGGTCGCAGACGGTCGGGTCGGCCAGCACGTGCACGCGGTGGCCCCGTTCCAGGAGGCGTCGGGCCACCGCCAGCTGGGGAGCCACGTTGCCGCCACCGTCCCAGGTGGCCAACAGGTAGGAGCGGGTCGGTTCCGTCATCGGGGGTTCCCTTCGGGCCGAGGGGGCAGCGTGAGCAGGACGCCTTCGACGAGGCGACGCATCACGGCCTCGGTGTCGCTCCGGGACTGGTCCAGGTCCCGCCGCAGCAACTTCCAGACCATGAGGTCGGTGGCCCCGTAGAGGGCGAGCAGCGCCTGGGTCCGGGCCTTGGACCCACGACGGGGCAGGTGGTCGGCGAAGCCGCGCTCGAGCCCGGCCATGTGGGCCTCGCGGCCCTGGGCGAGGAAGTAGTCGACGGCATCGATGCGCCCTTCCATGGCCGCCAGGCGCACGTTGGCGTCCCCCATGCGCTCGTAGCGGTCCACGGTGACGGACACGATGCCGGCCACGTCGCCGGGCTCGGGCACCGCCGCGGCGGCGTCCTCGAAGGGCCGACGCCAGTCGATCACCTCGACGAAGAGGTCGTCCTTGGACCCGAACTGGCGATGCACGGTCTGACGGGACACACCGGCGGCCTCGGCGATGTGCTCGAGGCCGACCTCGTCGTAGGGCTCGGCCAACCAGAGCCGGTAGGCGGCGTCCAGGATGGCCAGGCGGGTTCGATCCACCTTGTCGCGACGGGCTGTCATCCGATACGGACGGGTGACACCCCCGAGCCCCTCCTCTTTCATGCAACGGAGTGTCGCACGAAGTTGGCGAGGCGACAAGGGGCCCGTCGACGCGCGACCGCGTGGCCCCGAGGGCGCGTCGGACCCAGGGTCCGTCGTGAGGTGATCGTGGTCGTCGAGGTCCGCGGTCTGGCGGCTCGTCCGCCGGGGTCGGGGTCGGATCAGACCTCGACGACCACCGGGACGATCATGGGCTGGCGCTTGGTGCGGTTCTTGACGAACCGACCAGCGGTGCGGCGCACCACGGCCTGGAGGGCTTCGATGTCGATGGCCGACCCCTCGTTGGTGGCGTGGTCGAGGGCGTCGGCCACCGCGGCCGAGCACTCCTCCACCAGGGGACCGGTGTCGCTCTCGCTGATCCAGCCGCGCGACAGCACCTCGGGGCCGGTGACGATCTCACGCTCGTTCACGTCGACCGTCACGAAGATCATGACGATGCCCTCCTCGGCGAGGACCTGCCGGTCGCGCAGCACACCGTGGCCGATGTCGCCCACGCCGGCCCCGTCGACGTAGAGGTAGCCCGACGGCACGCGATTGCCCTTGGTCACGCCGTCGTCGGTGACGATGAGCTGGTCGCCGTCCTCGCACACGTTGATGCGGTCCTCGGGGACGCCCATCTGAGCGGCGAGGCGGGCGTGGCTGACCAGGTGGTGGTATTCGCCGTGCACGGGCGTGAACCACGCCGGCTGGGTGATCGACAGGACGGTCTTGAGCTCTTCCTGCTTGGCATGGCCGGTGGCGTGCACGTCCTCGATGCCCGAGTGCACCACGTCGACGCCGATGCGGAACAACGCGTCGATCACCTTGGTGACGTTCATCTCGTTGCCGGGGATGGGGTGCGACGACAGCACGACGGTGTCGTCGGCGGTGAGGTCGAGCCACTTGCTCTCGTTGGCCGCCATGCGGGCCAGCGCCGACATGGGCTCGCCCTGCGAGCCGGTGGAGATCACGCACACCTCGCCCGGAGGGCGCTTGTCGATCTCCTTGATGTCGACCAGCTTGTTCTCGGGGATGCTCAGCACGCCGAGCTCGCGAGCCAGCTTCACGTTCTTCTTCATCGACAGCCCGAGCGTGGCCACCACCCGTCCCTGGGCGATGGCGGCGTCCGCGATCTGCTGCACGCGGTGGATGTGGCTGGCGAAGCAGGCGGTGATGATGCGGCGTCCGGCGTGGGCGGCGAACACCTCGCGCAGGACCTTGCCGACCGACGTCTCCGACCGCGAGTGGCCGTGCTGGTCGGCGTTGGTGGAGTCGGCCAGCAGCAGACGGATGCCCTCGAACTTGGCGATGGCACCCATGGTGGCCAGGTCGGTGAGGCGACCGTCGACCGGGTTGAGGTCGATCTTGAAGTCACCGGTGTGCAGGATCGTGCCCTGCGGCGTGTGGAACGCGGTGGCGAAGCCGTTGGGCACCGAGTGGGTGACGGGGATGAACTCGCAGTCGAAGGGCCCGAACTTCTTGCGGTCGCCGTCCTCGACCGGGATGA
The window above is part of the Rhabdothermincola salaria genome. Proteins encoded here:
- a CDS encoding NAD(P)/FAD-dependent oxidoreductase, translating into MFSPSRRAVVLGGGIQGTCVSLALARRGWQVAILDRTWAPWSATSLRGEGKIHLGHVYANDAGRATADLMATAAVRFSSLIDSWSASPVEWAAVRSEPFVYGVLEDTMVAPDRLAEHYAWVDDRVADLLAGGDGTPTYLGSTALAPTLAVTDLEARGFGNRVVAAFATEERAVDPHVLRGHLVGALAPAGVEVCGGVEVREVTSGPAGFAVRGTTTDGGSRRWEADAVVNCLWGGRLAIDASMGIAADRPCSYRLKYAVQGVLPPSVPALPSATLVLGPFGDVVRRQDGRVYASWYPECLAGWSDDLEPPSSWLPAIHGEDPAGSQVDLARRTVAGLARHVPALAALRVDAVAAGVIVAWGERDIDQPSSELHRRDAIGVHDHDGYVSVDTGKFTTAPLFAHQVASLLGPGSPQVRS
- a CDS encoding threonine/serine ThrE exporter family protein encodes the protein MHLLPTTGSGRRSPWTRGVLLAALFAVAALGTATSVAAQEPTTAVDPVAVVETTSTTTARSDTTSPTSTTSTTEATTSTTSETTSTTESPESTATTATTTPTDTTEPEPTTTLEPRPATRPAVQTSTIPVGSVVFAGAVLVAVAVLVWMALRRAPAPAPARPRRTAEEPQARPAAESEASGPVVDAPVAVPGSPEELQALHFLLEMGQALIDAGESSANTAQTLEDIAEVNGIFGLGAVVLPTALILSVPHGTDVQTEVRTAGTSKLTMDQSDELFRLVRRAERGEVTPLEGLAAIARARTLPPRFSPPVRLLGATIFTVGLVLLLRGSWADLLLGAVLGVGVGALQIALARTTSREIRNYQAFWPLLAAFTVTVVVLALGRVWSDLSVFAPLVAPLVTFLPGGLLTTGVLELSSGHVISGAGRLASGLMQLVLLALGIVAGAQLVGFPASVIGETPTNPLGVAAAWLGVAVFGFGVYVFYGARTESLRWILLVLYVAYAGQVIGGLFFGGTLSAFFGAVAMTPIAMLAARQEDGPAMLVSFLPGFWLLVPGALGLEGITRIFGDDQIEGISAMVTTVATMVGVSLGVLLGLALGSRIPALNRPAWADRVRALRETRLGRAARVHHPGDAKDRG
- a CDS encoding nuclear transport factor 2 family protein — translated: MTEYPREEIEAAFAEFRRRGVETHDWPAWAQLFTEDALYEEHNLGVFHGRAEIERWIVDCMADYPSMTLWIEWYAIDGNRISFYIWNNLPDPTGTGQRFGFPNTTFLEYAGDGKFSFEGDYYNPEDAGRVFGEWLKAGGRRSTPQDRSLQGIDGWSPPVPEPAFPRDEIEAEFAKYRERGSIAVATGDWNQWADQFTDDAEYREHHYGYFKGQQEIRDWINGVMQPFPTMEFPVSYFTVDGNRVSALIPNILPAPEGDDGYYGFDVNTILHYAGNGKWSYEEDVYSPAEAQDVISRWLAAGGVIPK
- a CDS encoding glycosyltransferase; the protein is MTVTVAVPLHRSRRWVDNVEANVRRLPAEVTEVLISDATVEDDAAEVLSARLADDDRVTVLARAEELTWFEHYQDLVERATGDLCSWLPHDDDFDASWVPALRAGLAENPTAWLAFGRVLGVRADGATATTWQPPPIRSGLLEGVEVLDLALAQQAWQPFRGLFRRREVLAAGIGMEPYGDYPGVDMTWTLAVGLRSGWVSVPTTSTRKRYHDANTHTTFRQAPGDHQRAALEMVRRFGPGGVEGARMRLTARRATLRVVSRHQTSRVRGRLHRLLPR
- a CDS encoding SRPBCC family protein encodes the protein MSDTDQTGSDDVVSVERVIPADAGAIFALLADPSRHHEIDGSGTVRDAKTGSQQLALGATFGMSMKMGIPYSMVSEVVEFEPDRRIAWQTRGPGRIGQHVAGRIWRYELEPVDGGTLVRESWDIRQESPVSRPFVRRLADQTRKNMAATLERIESVLT
- a CDS encoding serine hydrolase, whose amino-acid sequence is MASPTPQTLEQTEPRDPPGPVRDRLLDVVRSIAVVRVVLWHTWSWAWLSWIPAMPAMFFGSGALLEASLEKRGWWATVRRRTRRLLVPFWVYAAACWALMLAVGWRPDPADAVGWFVPLVDPVGSDATPGLWITLWYVRAYLWFVLAAGVLSWLLRRIGPAVIALAAAGTFALWRWQESGAEVPLELGDAVTYAAFVLAGMWYWQGGRLSRPASAVLAGLAAVAALWWWQRLGPVDGVVNRSYPLMVLAGTAGIGLVLLFRAQLAGVSGLTGRAVDLIGRRALTIYLWQGFGLVAAEWLVEPLEVPAALGAVLAIAVVAAVIVAAVIIVGPIEDLAAGRSQVRTWDRTAALAVPGVGLLLGSLLVPIDRSAPVDGPLSGQAVVARAGLVEDSTGGPDGGSLWEAGMTVADVVSTWAVHHTDVIDDVGLTRIEGAYAAPGGRTVEFAWGADEPVRSSSLDEPGTPLVDADDPMAWYSITKAATTTWLLRSVEAGVVALDEPIATWAPEIPNADRITLEHLARHTSGIPSELDTDFFTADPQADLAAYTGQPELLFEPGEGFAYSRIGYHVLGLVLERANATTWRTAMEELARASGTRLEFDEDTDPVDGVTDPDGHGYRGMLWASGGLMSTVSDGARFFQWMFTDGLSRESRELMTSFSSDPDWWYYGLGLMPLCPCEFEDDRLQASRYGVDGPDGSIAIDGDTGATVMLRPDSWFDTAGPVTELYELQQGILDALAASAT
- a CDS encoding enoyl-CoA hydratase-related protein, coding for MTEWVIVDEPAPHVRRITMNRPEKRNALNHPLRGAILEALQAGDQDDDVHVQIVRGAGPSFSAGYDLGDGNEGHEYPFYTPGGDGQWPRHVTEGWMGIWDLAKPVIAQVHGFCLAGGSELATCCDLVYIAEDAQMGYPAVRFGVPDMHFHPWFLGMRRAMEMMVTGDSVTGIEAVAEGWANRAFPADELDAEAIKMAERIAALPPEVVQLNKRVVHRQMEHMGLRSGIRAGTELCALGTHTQAMADFVAASQEKGLTTALSERDAKFGDYRTSTRS